A portion of the Gorilla gorilla gorilla isolate KB3781 chromosome X, NHGRI_mGorGor1-v2.1_pri, whole genome shotgun sequence genome contains these proteins:
- the LOC101126547 gene encoding melanoma-associated antigen B4 — MPRGQKSKLRAREKRQRTRGQTQDLKVGQPTAAEKEESPSSSSSVLRDTASSSLAFGFPREPQREPPTTSAAAAMSCTGSDEGDESQDEENASSSQASTSTERSLKDSLTRKTKMLVQFLLYKYKMKEPTTKAEMLKIISKKYKEHFPEIFRKVSQRTELVFGLALKEVNPTTHSYILVSMLGPNDGNQSSAWTLPRNGLLMPLLSVIFLNGNCAREEEIWEFLNMLGIYDGKRHLIFGEPRKLITQDLVQEKYLEYQQVPNSDPPRYQFLWGPRAYAETSKMKVLEFLAKVNETTPNNFPLLYEQALRDEEERAGAQPRVAARRGTTAMTSAYSRATSSSSSHPM, encoded by the coding sequence GGTCAGAAGAGTAAGCTCCGTGCCCGTGAGAAACGCCAGCGGACCCGTGGTCAGACCCAGGATCTCAAGGTTGGTCAGCCTActgcagcagagaaagaagagtctccttcctcttcctcatctgttTTGAGGGATACTGCCTCCAGCTCCCTTGCTTTTGGCTTTCCCCGGGAGCCTCAGAGAGAGCCACCCACCACCTCTGCTGCTGCAGCTATGTCATGCACTGGATCTGATGAAGGCGACGAGAGCCAAGATGAGGAAAATGCAAGTTCCTCCCAGGCCTCAACATCCACTGAGAGATCACTCAAAGATTCTCTAACCAGGAAGACGAAGATGTTAGTGCAGTTCCTGCTGTACAAGTATAAAATGAAAGAGCCCACTACAAAGGCAGAAATGCTGAAGATCATCAGCAAAAAGTACAAGGAGCACTTCCCTGAGATCTTCAGGAAAGTCTCTCAGCGCACGGAGCTGGTCTTTGGCCTTGCCTTGAAGGAGGTCAACCCCACCACTCACTCCtacatcctcgtcagcatgctaGGCCCCAACGATGGAAACCAGAGCAGTGCCTGGACCCTTCCGAGGAATGGGCTTCTGATGCCTCTACTCAGTGTGATCTTCTTAAATGGCAACTGTGCCCGTGAAGAGGAAATCTGGGAATTCCTGAATATGCTGGGGATCTATGATGGAAAGAGGCACCTTATCTTTGGGGAACCCCGAAAGCTCATCACCCAAGATCTGGTGCAGGAAAAATATCTGGAATACCAGCAGGTGCCCAACAGTGATCCCCCACGCTATCAATTCCTGTGGGGTCCAAGAGCTTATGCAGAAACCAGCAAGATGAAAGTCCTGGAGTTTTTGGCCAAGGTGAATGAAACCACCCCCAATAACTTCCCACTCCTTTATGAACAGGCTTTGAGAGATGAAGAAGAGAGAGCTGGAGCCCAGCCCAGAGTTGCAGCCAGGCGTGGTACTACAGCCATGACTAGTGCGTATTCCAGGGCCACATCCAGTAGCTCTTCCCACCCCATGTGA
- the MAGEB1 gene encoding melanoma-associated antigen B1 isoform X1, which translates to MWLILTSALKARTPASVRAQCLPGGFGSAGGSRPRLLDTKVPHLLPFCSLSCLFCLTTAIMPRGQKSKLRAREKRRKAREETQGLKVAHATTAEKEECPSSSPVLGDTPTSSPATGIPQKPQGAPPTTTAAAAVSCTESDEGAKCQGEENASFSQATTSTQSSVKDPVAWEAGMLMHFILRKYKMREPIMKADMLKVVDEKYKDHFTEILNGASRRLELVFGLDLKEDNPSGHTYTLVSKLNLTNDGNLSNDWDFPRNGLLMPLLGVIFLNGNSATEEEIWKFMNVLGAYDGEEHLIYGEPRKFITQDLVQEKYLKYEQVPNSDPPRYQFLWGPRAYAETTKMKVLEFLAKMNGATPRDFPSHYEEALRDEEERAQVRSSVRARRRTTATTFRVRSRAPFSRSSHPM; encoded by the exons ATGTGGCTCATCCTGACTTCCGCTTTGAAGGCGAGGACCCCAGCGAGCGTGAGGGCGCAGTGTCTGCCTGGCGGATTTGGGTCAGCAGGCGGAAGTCGTCCCAGGCTGCTAGATACTAAG GTGCCACATCTCCTGCCTTTCTGCTCACTTTCCTGCCTGTTTTGCCTGACCACAGCCATCATGCCTCGGGGTCAGAAGAGTAAGCTCCGAGCTCGTGAGAAACGCCGCAAGGCGCGAGAGGAGACCCAGGGTCTCAAGGTTGCTCACGCCACTACAGCAGAGAAAGAGGAgtgcccctcctcctctcctgttTTAGGGGATACTCCCACAAGCTCCCCTGCTACTGGCATTCCCCAGAAGCCTCAGGGAGCTCCACccaccaccactgctgctgcAGCTGTGTCATGTACCGAATCTGACGAAGGTGCCAAATGCCAAGGTGAGGAAAATGCAAGTTTCTCCCAGGCCACAACATCCACTCAGAGCTCAGTCAAAGATCCTGTAGCCTGGGAGGCAGGAATGCTGATGCACTTCATTCTACGGAAGTATAAAATGAGAGAGCCCATTATGAAGGCAGATATGCTGAAGGTGGTTGATGAAAAGTACAAGGATCACTTCACTGAGATCCTCAATGGAGCCTCTCGCCGCTTGGAGCTCGTCTTTGGCCTTGATTTGAAGGAAGACAACCCTAGTGGCCACACCTACACCCTCGTCAGTAAGCTAAACCTCACCAATGATGGAAACCTGAGCAATGATTGGGACTTTCCCAGGAATGGGCTTCTGATGCCTCTCCTGGGTGTGATCTTCTTAAATGGCAACTCTGCCACCGAGGAAGAGATCTGGAAATTCATGAATGTGTTGGGAGCCTATGATGGAGAGGAGCACTTAATCTATGGGGAACCCCGTAAGTTCATCACCCAAGATCTGGTGCAGGAAAAATATCTGAAGTACGAGCAGGTGCCCAACAGTGATCCCCCACGCTATCAATTCCTATGGGGTCCGAGAGCCTATGCTGAAACCACCAAGATGAAAGTCCTCGAGTTTTTGGCCAAGATGAATGGTGCCACTCCCCGTGACTTCCCATCCCATTATGAAGAGGCTTTGAGAGATGAGGAAGAGAGAGCCCAAGTCCGATCCAGCGTTAGAGCCAGGCGTCGCACTACTGCCACGACTTTTAGAGTGCGTTCTAGAGCCCCATTCAGCAGGTCCTCCCACCCCATGTGA
- the MAGEB1 gene encoding melanoma-associated antigen B1 isoform X2, whose product MPRGQKSKLRAREKRRKAREETQGLKVAHATTAEKEECPSSSPVLGDTPTSSPATGIPQKPQGAPPTTTAAAAVSCTESDEGAKCQGEENASFSQATTSTQSSVKDPVAWEAGMLMHFILRKYKMREPIMKADMLKVVDEKYKDHFTEILNGASRRLELVFGLDLKEDNPSGHTYTLVSKLNLTNDGNLSNDWDFPRNGLLMPLLGVIFLNGNSATEEEIWKFMNVLGAYDGEEHLIYGEPRKFITQDLVQEKYLKYEQVPNSDPPRYQFLWGPRAYAETTKMKVLEFLAKMNGATPRDFPSHYEEALRDEEERAQVRSSVRARRRTTATTFRVRSRAPFSRSSHPM is encoded by the coding sequence ATGCCTCGGGGTCAGAAGAGTAAGCTCCGAGCTCGTGAGAAACGCCGCAAGGCGCGAGAGGAGACCCAGGGTCTCAAGGTTGCTCACGCCACTACAGCAGAGAAAGAGGAgtgcccctcctcctctcctgttTTAGGGGATACTCCCACAAGCTCCCCTGCTACTGGCATTCCCCAGAAGCCTCAGGGAGCTCCACccaccaccactgctgctgcAGCTGTGTCATGTACCGAATCTGACGAAGGTGCCAAATGCCAAGGTGAGGAAAATGCAAGTTTCTCCCAGGCCACAACATCCACTCAGAGCTCAGTCAAAGATCCTGTAGCCTGGGAGGCAGGAATGCTGATGCACTTCATTCTACGGAAGTATAAAATGAGAGAGCCCATTATGAAGGCAGATATGCTGAAGGTGGTTGATGAAAAGTACAAGGATCACTTCACTGAGATCCTCAATGGAGCCTCTCGCCGCTTGGAGCTCGTCTTTGGCCTTGATTTGAAGGAAGACAACCCTAGTGGCCACACCTACACCCTCGTCAGTAAGCTAAACCTCACCAATGATGGAAACCTGAGCAATGATTGGGACTTTCCCAGGAATGGGCTTCTGATGCCTCTCCTGGGTGTGATCTTCTTAAATGGCAACTCTGCCACCGAGGAAGAGATCTGGAAATTCATGAATGTGTTGGGAGCCTATGATGGAGAGGAGCACTTAATCTATGGGGAACCCCGTAAGTTCATCACCCAAGATCTGGTGCAGGAAAAATATCTGAAGTACGAGCAGGTGCCCAACAGTGATCCCCCACGCTATCAATTCCTATGGGGTCCGAGAGCCTATGCTGAAACCACCAAGATGAAAGTCCTCGAGTTTTTGGCCAAGATGAATGGTGCCACTCCCCGTGACTTCCCATCCCATTATGAAGAGGCTTTGAGAGATGAGGAAGAGAGAGCCCAAGTCCGATCCAGCGTTAGAGCCAGGCGTCGCACTACTGCCACGACTTTTAGAGTGCGTTCTAGAGCCCCATTCAGCAGGTCCTCCCACCCCATGTGA